GAGTAATGTGTTATAACTGTTTTAAATTTTGAAGGCCATAGGGTAAACCAGTTTCTTTGATGTCTATTTTATTAGGTGATAATTTGAAAGAACTTCACTTCAAGTTTCATTTGAAAACATCACGAGAAAATTATAACTTATATTTAATTGATTATGGCCAATCTTAAAAGTTTGAATTACTTTTTTCGTCACGTTTAAATATATAAGACGCTAAATACAACTTTGAAATAAGTAAAGGTGAAAAATATGAATGATTATGAAGTTTTACTTAATAGGGCAAAAGATTTGCACGGTGAAGTGTGTCCGGGCGTAATTATGGGGACCCGAATGAGCATCGCCGCTATGAAAAAGCTTAATATGGATCCTCTAGAACCAAATGAGAACCTTATAGTAACTGTAGAAACAGATAGGTGCATGCCTGATGCTATACAGGCAATAACAGGATGTACTGTTGGCCGCAGAACTCTAAAATGCAGAGATTATGGTAAATTTGTGGCTACATTTGTGGATATGACTACTGGAGAAGCAGTAAGGGCATCTGCAAAAGATGATCTGGTAGATTCCACTCCGGGTCTTTGGACATGGTTTAAGAATGTAGCAGAACTAGCTAAAGAAAAAAATATGCCTAAGGTTATGGAGGAAAAGAAATCTGCAATTAAAAAACTATCTGAAATGCCAGATGAGGACCTGCTTTCTTTAGTGGAATTGCAAATAGATGACACTGAAATTCCGGGCATTCCACAGCATATAGTGACATGCTCAGTCTGTGGTGAACATGTAATGGATAAAAAAGAAATTATTGTGGATGGTAAACCTGTCTGTCAGTTTTGTGCAGATTAAAAGAATTAATCTGCATTTTATTAATTTTTTGTACAGTAAAAATAGGTCCTTTTATAAAATTTTTAGTTAACCATAATCAATTTATTAGTTTTCGGATCTTTATAGACGGTTCCTACTTGTTCATACCCACTACCTTCGCCTGATTTGGTTTGAGAAGTGTTATTTATTTCTTTTCCCTCCTGGATTTCAACTGTTTGCTGAACAGTTTTCATGATTTCTTGTTTTTCCTGCGGTGTTGCATTACT
This genomic window from Methanobacterium veterum contains:
- a CDS encoding FmdE family protein — protein: MNDYEVLLNRAKDLHGEVCPGVIMGTRMSIAAMKKLNMDPLEPNENLIVTVETDRCMPDAIQAITGCTVGRRTLKCRDYGKFVATFVDMTTGEAVRASAKDDLVDSTPGLWTWFKNVAELAKEKNMPKVMEEKKSAIKKLSEMPDEDLLSLVELQIDDTEIPGIPQHIVTCSVCGEHVMDKKEIIVDGKPVCQFCAD
- a CDS encoding DUF2149 domain-containing protein; the encoded protein is MLRRRPKLMDTNEEIDPMSYAVNMVDCMLVLAVGFLIFTVMSFGMQSVVFSNATPQEKQEIMKTVQQTVEIQEGKEINNTSQTKSGEGSGYEQVGTVYKDPKTNKLIMVN